One Cloacibacillus sp. DNA window includes the following coding sequences:
- a CDS encoding helix-turn-helix transcriptional regulator, whose product MGISQKRLEALSGVKQPVITRMEKGYTSPQLDTVLKVLAPLGKTLYIGDIRR is encoded by the coding sequence ATGGGCATTTCACAAAAGAGGCTGGAGGCTCTAAGCGGGGTCAAACAGCCTGTCATCACGCGGATGGAAAAAGGATATACCAGCCCGCAGCTTGACACAGTGCTTAAGGTCTTAGCGCCGTTGGGCAAGACGCTCTATATAGGAGACATCCGCAGGTAA
- a CDS encoding M28 family peptidase: MGKWLRQIVFVVLMGALVAASGGCGGSSSTDNVVNADGAVLPKDPANWTAAEKSAWINQGTLLLNQIVSTEFRGRMTGDTGYTKAAMWAAANFKAWGLEPLDGSYFQDFNLSYSMPINKSPVVKILVDGKVWKSTANGDYIDDKFIKDIMSAHGTNTGTVKSKLTFLGYGIDATGANVYANNEFKHVNAATVYRNDFNEYVGLTWASGADLAKDAPTKTPLDVADRVAIFRNGTPNSLSNVDYRPTPILGGELEPKDYQYTVGNDWIRHDEHYLKIGVARQRGAAGALYNLMVANPNIRYQPPVGKNAFQIVLVGSIGRNTKDGTLSETTYTNGTGDSRLLNDLFAKQLELEAESGGTKHTLTDLIARAKTVKSPAKGGNGPVRAIPMKNFGDGRGNVPDYPQFLYQATADLFKGPNSEVGAVNGPYDKNYDASIATNSFNFDDRIEIEISTEAQSSVDAKGMNVVGVVRGSEFPDEYVIYMSHFDHCGFVGPYMTAGAADNGAGSTANMIAARYAAMMAAAGNKPKRSLVFILDGAEESGMNGGKTAAAWFAANGREKVKAVFHTDSTFGKGNGNITLSTSMSAGLAPLVDELLNSSQGRNHPWGEDASDINPGANIIMKTPTSTGQAKYIGRPRTDTAAWQDQDMPVVINVSASEQNSTTSLYHAPYYDRDYVADRLIAILGIATANNMCTVANK; encoded by the coding sequence ATGGGCAAGTGGTTAAGGCAAATCGTTTTTGTGGTGCTAATGGGTGCGCTGGTCGCGGCGAGCGGCGGTTGTGGAGGGAGCAGTTCCACAGATAATGTAGTGAATGCAGATGGGGCCGTGCTTCCAAAAGATCCAGCAAATTGGACTGCCGCGGAAAAATCGGCTTGGATAAATCAAGGAACCCTTCTCTTGAATCAGATAGTTTCTACGGAATTTAGAGGCAGAATGACCGGTGACACCGGTTATACAAAAGCAGCAATGTGGGCCGCGGCAAACTTTAAAGCATGGGGGCTTGAGCCGCTTGACGGCAGTTACTTCCAGGACTTCAACCTTTCTTATAGTATGCCCATCAACAAATCACCTGTTGTCAAAATTTTAGTCGACGGCAAAGTGTGGAAATCCACCGCCAACGGCGACTATATTGATGATAAGTTTATCAAGGACATTATGTCTGCTCACGGCACCAATACTGGAACGGTCAAAAGTAAGCTGACTTTCTTGGGCTATGGTATCGACGCCACCGGTGCTAATGTTTATGCAAACAACGAGTTCAAGCATGTCAATGCGGCGACTGTATATCGCAACGACTTCAACGAATATGTAGGACTGACATGGGCTTCAGGGGCAGACCTCGCGAAGGACGCTCCGACGAAAACGCCACTGGACGTTGCCGACCGCGTTGCAATTTTTAGAAACGGTACGCCCAACTCTTTGAGTAATGTGGATTACCGGCCAACGCCGATTTTAGGCGGCGAACTTGAACCCAAGGATTATCAATACACCGTGGGCAACGATTGGATACGCCACGACGAGCATTATCTCAAAATTGGAGTTGCAAGACAAAGGGGAGCTGCGGGGGCACTGTACAATCTGATGGTTGCCAACCCCAACATCCGCTATCAGCCGCCGGTAGGCAAGAACGCGTTCCAAATAGTCTTGGTTGGCAGCATTGGCCGCAATACAAAAGACGGTACTTTGAGTGAAACCACATACACCAACGGTACGGGCGACAGCAGATTATTAAACGACCTTTTTGCAAAACAGCTTGAGCTTGAGGCCGAATCAGGAGGCACAAAGCACACTCTTACAGACCTCATCGCCCGCGCGAAAACGGTTAAGAGTCCCGCTAAGGGCGGCAACGGCCCTGTACGTGCCATTCCAATGAAAAATTTTGGTGATGGAAGAGGAAATGTGCCGGATTACCCACAGTTCCTTTACCAGGCGACGGCAGACCTTTTTAAAGGCCCCAATAGCGAAGTAGGAGCCGTAAATGGCCCGTATGACAAGAATTATGACGCATCTATCGCAACAAACTCCTTTAATTTTGATGATCGAATCGAAATTGAAATTTCTACTGAAGCGCAGAGCAGCGTAGACGCTAAAGGGATGAACGTTGTTGGAGTAGTCAGAGGAAGCGAGTTCCCCGACGAGTATGTAATCTATATGAGTCATTTCGACCACTGCGGCTTCGTAGGGCCGTATATGACGGCAGGTGCGGCGGATAACGGAGCCGGCAGTACGGCGAACATGATTGCCGCCCGCTACGCAGCAATGATGGCGGCGGCAGGAAATAAACCCAAGCGCAGCTTGGTCTTTATTCTCGACGGAGCAGAAGAATCAGGCATGAATGGCGGGAAAACAGCAGCTGCGTGGTTTGCGGCCAACGGCAGGGAGAAAGTCAAGGCGGTATTCCATACAGACTCTACGTTCGGTAAAGGAAACGGCAACATCACACTGTCAACGAGTATGTCAGCCGGTTTAGCCCCGCTTGTCGATGAACTTCTAAATTCTAGCCAAGGCAGGAATCATCCTTGGGGAGAGGACGCTTCTGATATCAACCCAGGAGCTAACATTATTATGAAGACTCCAACGAGCACAGGGCAAGCTAAATACATCGGCCGTCCCAGGACTGATACCGCCGCATGGCAGGATCAAGATATGCCGGTGGTGATCAATGTCTCAGCCAGCGAGCAAAATAGTACGACATCGCTGTATCATGCCCCCTATTACGACAGAGATTATGTGGCCGATCGCCTGATAGCTATTTTAGGCATAGCAACGGCTAATAATATGTGTACGGTGGCTAATAAATAA
- a CDS encoding helix-turn-helix domain-containing protein, producing the protein MLGEEIRARRKRLGLTQRELARLINVKANTMCQYENGTNEMSFAVLKNIASALKCSAVELAYEEIGAQRAAEETRAPAIKADAAVAFADPLDAEIVAMLKELDRIAKEKVIAYMRDQKVITGYYKAIRERN; encoded by the coding sequence ATGCTTGGAGAAGAGATACGCGCAAGAAGGAAGAGACTCGGGCTGACACAAAGAGAGCTGGCACGGCTCATAAACGTAAAGGCTAATACTATGTGCCAATATGAGAACGGCACCAACGAAATGTCGTTTGCCGTCTTAAAAAATATAGCCTCGGCGCTCAAATGCTCCGCGGTCGAACTTGCCTACGAAGAAATCGGCGCACAACGCGCGGCAGAAGAGACACGAGCGCCCGCAATCAAGGCGGATGCGGCCGTTGCTTTCGCCGACCCGCTTGATGCGGAAATTGTGGCAATGCTGAAAGAGCTTGACCGCATCGCAAAAGAAAAGGTAATAGCCTACATGAGAGACCAAAAGGTGATCACAGGATACTACAAGGCGATAAGAGAAAGAAATTAA
- a CDS encoding helix-turn-helix transcriptional regulator — protein sequence MNRRELRFMRFKEKMTQSQMAEMLQISAERYSRIERGLSFPDERICRALAQFFGLEGQEGEWLK from the coding sequence GTGAACAGGAGAGAGCTTCGCTTTATGCGTTTTAAGGAGAAAATGACGCAGAGTCAGATGGCTGAAATGCTTCAGATATCGGCGGAGAGGTATTCCCGAATAGAAAGGGGGCTCAGTTTCCCAGACGAGAGGATATGCCGCGCGCTTGCCCAGTTCTTCGGGTTGGAAGGACAAGAAGGCGAATGGCTGAAATAA
- a CDS encoding TAXI family TRAP transporter solute-binding subunit: protein MKKSIFAVLFLTLITFIISSSAMAATSFVTIGTGSTGGTYYPVGAGLAKIWTKYVPELKADAQSTGGTVHNIQLMEKKEIQAATMDNNYYNAYNGLLKYKGQNHKYLRGMLPLYPEPVQIMVAKGSGIKSLKDFKGKRVSIGAVASGTELSARELLKAAGLDPDKDIKGENLGVGDTGGAFADKHIDAAIMLGALGMGGVVEPSTLGLVEFIDISDDIINKVLKQSPYWFKFTIPANSYKGQPKAVKTYAGPNIITVTADLPEKTVYQMTKTAFENKKDLVAISANMQNMTPEGAKNIMIPLHPGAVKYYKEIGVIK, encoded by the coding sequence ATGAAGAAAAGTATCTTTGCGGTTTTGTTCCTTACACTCATCACATTTATCATTTCATCATCGGCTATGGCGGCCACCTCTTTTGTAACTATCGGCACGGGCAGCACTGGCGGCACCTATTATCCGGTGGGTGCCGGCCTTGCAAAAATCTGGACGAAATACGTGCCGGAGTTAAAAGCCGACGCGCAGTCAACGGGCGGCACCGTCCACAACATACAGTTGATGGAGAAAAAAGAGATCCAGGCTGCTACGATGGACAACAATTATTACAACGCCTATAACGGCCTTCTCAAATATAAGGGACAGAACCATAAGTATCTGCGCGGTATGCTTCCGCTCTATCCCGAACCTGTGCAGATAATGGTGGCGAAGGGCAGCGGCATCAAAAGTCTGAAGGATTTCAAGGGAAAGCGCGTCTCAATAGGCGCCGTGGCGAGCGGTACGGAGCTGAGCGCACGCGAGCTGCTGAAGGCGGCTGGACTTGACCCGGACAAGGACATCAAGGGGGAGAACCTTGGCGTCGGAGATACGGGCGGAGCCTTCGCGGATAAACACATAGACGCGGCGATAATGCTTGGCGCGCTTGGCATGGGCGGCGTCGTTGAGCCTTCGACGCTGGGGCTGGTGGAGTTCATCGATATTTCCGACGACATCATCAATAAAGTTCTCAAACAGTCTCCGTACTGGTTCAAGTTCACCATTCCGGCAAACAGCTATAAGGGACAGCCGAAGGCCGTGAAGACTTACGCCGGGCCGAACATTATAACGGTGACGGCCGACCTTCCCGAAAAAACTGTCTATCAGATGACGAAGACGGCGTTTGAGAATAAAAAGGATCTTGTCGCGATCTCCGCAAACATGCAGAACATGACGCCTGAGGGCGCGAAGAACATAATGATCCCGCTGCATCCAGGCGCTGTGAAGTATTACAAAGAAATCGGAGTCATTAAATAA
- the alr gene encoding alanine racemase: MAPVFRPTWVEINLNTIKENYKNIKKYVKETEMIAVVKANAYGMGLVPTVHALSDAGCRRFAVATPDEALELRAAGFEGGVLVIGPAIESCAPLYVKHGIETVCADEKFLAALDECGKAQGRRAMVHYKIETGLGRSGFAPDYFISRASRFYSMEGVEPVGILSHFAVADEGKNEFTRMQFRLFKKTLDELGAQGIDVGVRHICNSAATLLYPEMHLDAVRVGKILYGFCPKEVARPVELNCAFKVRTEITSIRRASVGESFGYGLRYVCRDDDLIAVAPIGYADGYSRMYMGKTCALVRGRRVPVVGSICCDQIFLRITDVPDAQPGDEVVLAGVQNDEEILTDELGRSIGTSACEAFSLFRGRIPRIYIGEDKEKKNGGVE, encoded by the coding sequence TTGGCTCCTGTATTCCGCCCTACATGGGTAGAGATAAATTTAAACACAATTAAGGAAAATTATAAAAATATCAAAAAATATGTCAAAGAGACTGAGATGATCGCCGTCGTCAAGGCGAACGCCTACGGCATGGGGCTTGTCCCGACCGTTCACGCGTTAAGCGACGCTGGATGCCGGCGCTTTGCAGTAGCTACGCCGGACGAGGCGCTAGAGCTGCGCGCGGCAGGTTTTGAGGGCGGCGTTCTGGTCATCGGCCCCGCTATTGAAAGCTGTGCGCCGCTTTATGTGAAGCACGGCATAGAAACGGTCTGCGCGGATGAAAAATTTCTTGCGGCTCTTGATGAGTGCGGCAAAGCACAGGGGCGCCGCGCTATGGTGCATTACAAGATTGAGACGGGGCTTGGCAGAAGCGGCTTTGCGCCGGACTATTTTATCTCGCGCGCCAGCCGCTTTTACTCAATGGAGGGCGTCGAGCCGGTCGGCATACTGAGCCATTTTGCCGTTGCGGACGAGGGAAAGAACGAATTTACGCGGATGCAGTTTCGTCTTTTTAAGAAAACGCTTGACGAGCTTGGGGCGCAGGGTATTGACGTGGGCGTGCGGCATATCTGCAACAGTGCGGCTACGCTGCTCTATCCCGAAATGCACCTTGACGCCGTCCGTGTGGGAAAGATTTTGTATGGCTTCTGTCCCAAAGAGGTGGCGCGGCCCGTGGAGCTCAACTGCGCTTTTAAAGTGCGCACTGAGATAACCTCCATTCGGCGCGCCTCTGTCGGTGAATCTTTCGGCTACGGACTGCGCTACGTCTGTCGCGACGACGATCTTATCGCAGTGGCCCCCATCGGATATGCGGACGGCTACAGCCGTATGTACATGGGAAAGACCTGCGCTCTGGTGCGCGGACGGCGCGTTCCAGTCGTTGGAAGCATCTGCTGCGACCAGATTTTCTTGAGGATAACAGATGTCCCAGACGCACAGCCGGGCGACGAGGTGGTGCTTGCCGGCGTTCAGAACGATGAAGAAATATTGACGGATGAGCTTGGGCGGTCGATAGGTACGAGCGCCTGCGAAGCATTCAGCCTATTCCGTGGGCGCATCCCGAGGATCTATATCGGAGAGGATAAGGAGAAGAAAAATGGCGGAGTTGAATAA
- a CDS encoding TRAP transporter permease gives MAELNKKTDLLDELTSDDEEITNLIEKYDAESRYRILSGLSGKFISLWLASMSVFHLATAGLVTMPLAIQRAIHLTFAIVAVFILYPATRKGSKNKTPWYDWLLAGAGFVVTGYIVVFFNDIARRGAAPTNAEIYLGVAAVALLVEAGRRIVGNVLPCLSMLFLSYCYFGNYVPGIFQIRGYSLSRIVQHMYLTPEGIFGLALGVSATFVVVFIIFGAFLSQSGGARFFNELALAVAGSRPGGPAKVAVVASGLLGTISGSSVANVATTGAFTIPLMKRVGYPPYYAGAVEACASTGGQLMPPIMGAGAFIMSEFLGIPYLTIAGAAVIPALLYYTAIFTNVHIRARKSGLMGLPKDQLPVLGEVMRTDGHLIIPVIVIIATLLLKYTPLRAGFIGVVSVIVVSSMRKNTRMNAAAIFKALEDGARGALGVALACALVGFIVGTSSLTSLGLTISNNIIEIAGGNLLLTLVMAMCACLILGMGLPTTANYIVCSTIIAPALIGMKVLPLAAHIFVFYFGIMADITPPVCLAAFTGAGIAGASPAKTGLTATRIAIASFMLPYCFVYNPMLLLQNIVWWELAVLVVSALLGVMMFAGACEGWFFRDLSLPERFVTGAAALAAIHHDITISLCSIAVLVAAGFYFRKGAKGGQPAAGEA, from the coding sequence ATGGCGGAGTTGAATAAAAAGACTGATTTGCTGGACGAACTTACCAGCGACGACGAGGAGATAACAAATCTTATTGAAAAGTATGACGCGGAGAGCCGTTACAGGATACTGTCAGGGCTGTCCGGAAAGTTTATAAGCCTATGGCTTGCCTCTATGTCGGTTTTTCATCTGGCGACGGCTGGGCTTGTCACGATGCCGCTTGCCATTCAGCGCGCGATACATCTCACCTTTGCCATAGTCGCCGTTTTTATACTCTATCCCGCGACGCGCAAAGGCTCTAAGAACAAAACTCCGTGGTACGACTGGCTTCTTGCCGGGGCGGGTTTTGTCGTCACAGGCTATATCGTCGTATTCTTCAACGACATAGCGCGGCGCGGAGCGGCTCCCACCAACGCCGAGATATATCTTGGCGTTGCCGCTGTGGCGCTTCTTGTGGAAGCGGGACGGCGCATCGTGGGCAACGTGCTGCCATGTCTGAGTATGCTCTTTCTGTCATACTGTTACTTTGGCAACTACGTTCCCGGTATATTCCAGATACGCGGATATTCTTTGAGCAGGATAGTACAGCACATGTACCTGACGCCGGAGGGGATATTCGGCCTTGCGCTTGGAGTCTCCGCTACCTTTGTCGTGGTCTTCATTATCTTCGGGGCATTTCTTTCGCAGAGCGGCGGCGCGCGTTTCTTCAATGAACTTGCGCTCGCAGTAGCAGGAAGCCGCCCCGGCGGCCCGGCTAAGGTGGCGGTCGTAGCTTCCGGTCTGCTTGGCACGATAAGCGGTTCCTCTGTCGCAAACGTCGCAACGACGGGCGCCTTTACGATACCGCTCATGAAGCGCGTCGGTTATCCGCCGTACTACGCAGGCGCCGTCGAAGCCTGCGCCTCAACAGGCGGCCAGCTCATGCCGCCCATTATGGGAGCTGGCGCTTTTATCATGAGCGAGTTTCTCGGCATCCCGTATTTGACGATAGCGGGCGCCGCCGTCATCCCCGCGCTGCTTTATTACACCGCGATATTCACAAACGTCCACATCAGGGCTAGAAAAAGCGGGCTTATGGGGCTGCCGAAGGATCAGCTTCCTGTGCTGGGCGAGGTAATGAGGACGGACGGCCATCTTATCATCCCAGTCATAGTCATCATAGCGACGCTGCTTTTGAAGTACACGCCTCTGCGCGCCGGCTTTATCGGAGTTGTTTCCGTCATTGTGGTTAGCTCCATGAGGAAAAACACGAGGATGAACGCCGCCGCCATCTTCAAGGCGCTTGAAGACGGAGCGCGCGGAGCGCTTGGCGTGGCGCTTGCCTGCGCTCTCGTCGGCTTCATCGTAGGCACTTCGTCGCTTACGTCGCTTGGTCTTACCATTTCCAACAACATCATCGAGATAGCGGGCGGAAACCTTCTGCTCACTTTGGTAATGGCGATGTGCGCCTGTCTCATCCTGGGCATGGGGCTGCCGACGACGGCGAACTACATCGTATGCAGCACGATAATAGCGCCGGCGCTTATAGGCATGAAGGTGCTGCCGCTTGCCGCCCATATTTTTGTCTTTTACTTTGGGATCATGGCGGACATAACGCCGCCAGTCTGCCTTGCCGCCTTTACAGGCGCGGGCATAGCAGGAGCAAGTCCGGCAAAGACGGGGCTTACCGCGACGCGCATCGCTATAGCGAGCTTCATGCTGCCGTACTGCTTCGTTTATAATCCCATGCTGCTTTTGCAGAACATCGTTTGGTGGGAGCTTGCGGTGCTGGTGGTTTCCGCGCTGCTTGGAGTGATGATGTTTGCGGGTGCGTGCGAGGGCTGGTTCTTCCGCGACCTTTCTCTGCCGGAACGGTTTGTCACCGGAGCCGCCGCGCTTGCCGCTATACATCACGATATCACCATAAGCCTATGTTCCATCGCGGTGCTTGTTGCGGCGGGGTTCTATTTCAGAAAGGGAGCAAAGGGCGGGCAACCCGCAGCGGGCGAAGCCTAA
- a CDS encoding GLUG motif-containing protein, whose protein sequence is MMINTIKGGYFYLLAAIAAVLLITAGWAQTASVEPTAEAEVLKIATAEELAAFRDRVNSGEVSLDAKLTADIDMGGSHWKPIGEKILSEDFSAEQPTTTANCAYAGVFDGAGHAVTNFTVDSKDAVVVSAFPDQHGIYTAAALFGIVDSGGTVKNLTVSADVTNESYKAGANNIIVLTGGIIGYNSGTVANCTSSGTVTPNGQYSMAGGISGFNDGGTITNCTNSGKITVDGDLSQGGGIVGQASGTVTGCTNNGDVTATSQGGSSGGIAGSANPGVTISNCTNSGAVAGITAGGIAGNTGATISNCANSGKVTANGTYSFVGGIAAYNGGEINNCTNSGVVTANPTDSCVGGIAGINDPYGTITNCGFLADAALPAIGTGKTAYPEVVAVVSLDITAYNQTTVAAALSDDIAGTAITMETGESFVVKTKLLPGTNIASPENYYEITSANVTDDVASAAITSTDVTVKALTAGNSQLTLRLKLKATDFEKAAAGSFEPISGDALEVTFTAPITVTPPTAGSSGCNAGIPALALLFLASFALMRRKC, encoded by the coding sequence ATGATGATAAATACGATCAAAGGCGGATACTTTTATCTGCTGGCGGCGATTGCGGCGGTGCTGCTGATAACGGCGGGTTGGGCGCAGACGGCCAGCGTGGAGCCGACGGCAGAGGCAGAGGTCTTAAAAATAGCCACGGCGGAAGAGCTTGCGGCATTCAGAGACAGAGTCAACAGCGGCGAAGTATCGCTTGACGCAAAGCTAACGGCAGACATCGACATGGGCGGCTCGCACTGGAAACCAATAGGCGAAAAGATACTTTCGGAAGATTTCAGCGCGGAACAACCAACAACAACCGCAAACTGCGCCTACGCCGGCGTCTTTGACGGCGCAGGACACGCAGTTACCAACTTCACCGTCGACTCAAAAGACGCGGTCGTGGTTTCCGCCTTCCCTGACCAGCATGGAATCTATACAGCCGCCGCACTTTTTGGCATCGTAGACTCGGGCGGCACGGTTAAAAACCTCACCGTCTCCGCCGATGTCACGAACGAATCTTATAAAGCCGGGGCCAACAATATCATCGTCCTTACCGGCGGCATAATAGGCTACAACTCCGGCACCGTCGCCAACTGCACAAGCAGCGGTACGGTCACGCCAAACGGCCAATATAGCATGGCAGGCGGCATCTCAGGATTTAACGACGGCGGCACGATCACCAACTGCACAAACAGCGGCAAGATCACAGTCGATGGCGACTTAAGTCAAGGCGGAGGCATCGTTGGGCAGGCAAGCGGCACAGTTACCGGCTGCACAAACAACGGCGACGTTACGGCGACCTCACAAGGCGGTTCTAGCGGCGGCATCGCCGGGTCGGCGAACCCCGGCGTCACAATCAGCAACTGCACCAACAGCGGCGCGGTCGCCGGCATAACTGCCGGAGGCATCGCAGGGAACACAGGCGCCACAATCAGCAATTGCGCCAACAGCGGCAAAGTAACGGCAAATGGTACGTATAGCTTCGTCGGCGGCATCGCTGCATATAACGGCGGCGAAATCAACAACTGCACCAACAGCGGCGTCGTCACAGCAAATCCCACAGACAGCTGCGTGGGAGGCATCGCTGGGATTAATGACCCCTACGGCACAATCACCAACTGCGGTTTTCTAGCTGATGCGGCGCTGCCCGCCATCGGCACGGGCAAGACAGCGTACCCTGAAGTTGTCGCGGTCGTCTCTCTTGACATCACCGCCTACAACCAGACAACCGTCGCGGCTGCGCTCAGTGACGACATCGCGGGCACGGCAATCACGATGGAAACCGGGGAAAGTTTCGTTGTGAAGACCAAACTCCTTCCGGGAACAAATATCGCTTCGCCTGAAAATTATTATGAGATAACAAGCGCGAACGTAACGGACGACGTTGCTTCTGCGGCAATTACCTCAACGGACGTCACAGTTAAAGCGCTGACCGCGGGCAACTCGCAGCTTACCCTAAGACTGAAACTCAAGGCGACAGACTTTGAAAAGGCGGCCGCCGGCAGCTTTGAACCGATTTCCGGGGACGCGCTTGAGGTGACCTTCACCGCGCCAATAACGGTAACTCCCCCTACTGCCGGCAGCTCCGGCTGCAACGCCGGCATTCCCGCGCTTGCGCTGCTTTTCCTGGCATCATTTGCTCTGATGCGCAGAAAATGCTAA